A region from the Lolium perenne isolate Kyuss_39 chromosome 4, Kyuss_2.0, whole genome shotgun sequence genome encodes:
- the LOC127347949 gene encoding uncharacterized protein: MGDDSERAARELKEKQEREATSKLAIANPANSSAGLFSISSLHAQAVGLSSIKGHVPVELALDTGVHRQWRTFFRAALRKYALLDHIDAAAPSDPTPEWTLLDATVVSWLYGSVSLGLLDAVMKPGDDPIAVELWTSINGLFTDHKINRQLHLSTELDGLDMGELTMKDYLTKVKSLSDGLTDLGAPVDDAKLVIQCLNGLPEQYDSAADLISLMPGMNFDKCRSLLELQDMKKKNRRSRSGDTALYSTTPNPNPNPGKADGKGKKKKKKQDKEKQDKEGAPATAPTPAAPSWTPMQLPWNGAFQMWPYGQAGLLGRQRYVPRPTPPSHAYYAHNPYGAVPSYGYGTPPLPHGYGNTAPIAAPPSPAPSMASWDQQALLNQFQTMGLQAPPREWVMDTGASSHFASDPGSAYQDRDSQMQ; this comes from the exons ATGGGCGACGACAGCGAGCGCGCTGCGAGggagctcaaggagaagcaggaaCGCGAGGCAACCAGCAAGCTTGCCATCGCCAACCCCGCGAACTCCAGCGCGGGACTCTTCTCCATCTCCTCCTTGCACGCCCAAGCCGTCGGCCTCTCCTCCATCAAGGGCCATGTTCCCGTCGAGCTCGCCCTCGACACCGGCGTTCACCGCCAATGGCGCACGTTCTTTCGCGCCGCCCTTCGCAAGTACGCCCTGCTGGATCACATCGACGCGGCTGCTCCGTCCGATCCGACGCCAGAGTGGACTCTCCTCGACGCCACGGTCGTCTCGTGGCTCTATGGGTCCGTCTCCCTTGGCCTCCTCGACGCAGTCATGAAACCGGGCGATGATCCCATAGCCGTCGAGCTTTGGACCAGCATCAACGGCCTCTTCACCGATCACAAGATCAACCGCCAGCTTCATCTCTCCACCGAGCTCGACGGGCTCGACATGGGCGAGCTGACGATGAAGGACTACTTGACCAAGGTTAAGAGCCTTTCTGATGGCCTTACTGATCTAGGCGCTCCGGTCGACGACGCCAAGCTTGTCATCCAGTGCCTCAACGGCCTCCCCGAGCAATACGACTCGGCCGCCGATCTCATCTCCCTCATGCCCGGGATGAACTTCGACAAATGCCGGTCTCTCCTTGAGCTTCAGGACATGAAGAAGAAGAACCGTCGATCCCGCTCTGGTGACACGGCTCTCTACTCCACCACGCCCAACCCAAACCCTAATCCTGGCAAGGCTGACGGCaagggaaagaaaaagaaaaagaaacaggacAAGGAGAAGCAGGATAAAGAGGGCGCGCCCGCTACGGCTCCGACCCCAGCCGCCCCATCCTGGACGCCAATGCAGCTTCCCTGGAACGGCGCCTTCCAGATGTGGCCCTACGGCCAGGCCGGCTTGCTTGGTCGGCAGCGCTACGTGCCCCGCCCCACGCCGCCCTCTCATGCCTACTACGCGCACAACCCATATGGTGCGGTTCCCTCCTACGGCTATGGCACTCCACCATTGCCCCACGGCTACGGCAACACCGCTCCCATCGCTGCACCTCCATCTCCGGCACCATCGATGGCCTCCTGGGACCAGCAGGCTCTGCTCAATCAGTTCCAGACCATGGGACTGCAAGCTCCTCCTCGTGAATGGGTAATGGATACTGGCGCATCCTCCCACTTCGCGTCCGACCCCG GATCTGCGTACCAGGACCGAGATTCTCAGATGCAATAG
- the LOC127296817 gene encoding protein transport protein SEC31, whose amino-acid sequence MYSEMKQDNTICWTYSGHKDYFQIKEETEDERSERELILKKERVVNHQVMTQMTLVTEACNLQGPVLGLSFNELHPHWIGTAALGEQICVHDLYHPIQLSRKKLEVCDNESKVNTQITCLKWSKIHPCILATAGDAGFLKLWDVRTSRPATTFRAEDLNSSDLEFSWNNPMHIAVSFLNNERAAPIKVWDMRNTMNPHDAYGSSGVVSLSWNRSGLLLASHQNGSLTCYDVYQKKMLEEKKFVHSDLGSIWSHSDDVAASLSSKTGVKLYEIGG is encoded by the exons ATGTACTCTGAGATGAAACAAGACAACACCATCTGCTGGACTTACTCTGGACATAAAGACTATTTCCAGATTAAAGAAGAAACTGAGGATGAAAGGTCTGAAAGGGAATTGATCTTGAAAAAGGAACGTGTGGTGAATCATCAGGTGATGACGCAAATGACGCTTGTGACAGAAGCCTGTAACTTGCAAGGACCG GTTCTGGGGTTGTCCTTCAATGAATTACACCCACACTGGATTGGCACCGCCGCCTTGGGTGAGCAGATATGCGTTCATGATTTATACCACCCAATTCAGCTCTCCAGGAAGAAACTTGAG GTCTGTGACAATGAATCAAAAGTAAACACTCAAATTACATGCTTAAAGTGGAGTAAGATACATCCTTGCATTTTGGCTACGGCGGGTGACGCAGGATTCCTAA AACTTTGGGATGTTAGAACTTCGAGACCCGCAACAACATTCAGGGCTGAAGATTTGAACTCTTCGGATCTTGAATTCAGTTGGAACAATCCAATGCACATTGCAGTTTCATTTCTGAACAATGAAAGAGCAGCACCAATTAAG GTCTGGGACATGAGGAATACAATGAATCCTCATGATGCATATGGTTCTTCTGGAGTAGTGTCCTTGTCCTGGAATCGCTCTGGTCTACTCCTTGCGTCCCACCAAAATGGTTCACTGACCTGCTACGATGTGTATCAGAAGAAG ATGCTTGAGGAGAAGAAATTCGTCCATTCCGACCTTGGATCAATTTGGAGTCACTCAGATGATGTAGCTGCCTCATTATCGTCAAAGACTGGAGTAAAGCTGTATGAAATCGGAGGGTGA